Proteins encoded in a region of the Bradyrhizobium sp. CB3481 genome:
- a CDS encoding GrlR family regulatory protein has translation MLNGLYKVEYGVNDAFGRSIMCMHNGKLLGGNSAFAHLGSYQERDGEIVGEVITRRHNDDPYYKPLMDTDIAAISVRGRLQGNKIRFEGSAAPRPGALFWAELTRLDDEVLPPVGTVGPDGIINGLYSLQLRALDGVEAGLSGVMLLLDGRILGGDAFFYYLGAYASADGRWKGEILNQEHTPAKGENPVFGGHEVGIGFTGTYDEAGAELEAIALAGKRSLRLVATLKLMQAV, from the coding sequence TTGCTGAACGGGCTCTATAAGGTTGAGTACGGCGTGAACGACGCGTTCGGCCGCAGCATCATGTGCATGCATAACGGCAAGCTGCTCGGCGGCAATTCCGCCTTTGCCCATCTCGGCAGCTACCAGGAGCGCGACGGGGAGATCGTTGGCGAGGTCATCACCCGGCGCCACAATGACGATCCCTACTATAAGCCGCTGATGGACACCGACATCGCCGCCATCAGCGTGCGCGGCAGGCTGCAAGGCAACAAGATCCGCTTCGAGGGCAGCGCGGCGCCAAGGCCGGGCGCGTTGTTCTGGGCCGAGCTGACCCGGCTCGACGATGAAGTGCTGCCGCCGGTCGGCACCGTGGGACCTGATGGCATCATCAACGGCCTCTATTCTCTCCAGCTTCGCGCGCTCGACGGCGTCGAGGCCGGCCTGTCCGGCGTCATGCTGCTGCTCGACGGCCGCATCCTCGGCGGCGACGCCTTCTTCTACTATCTTGGCGCCTACGCTTCGGCCGACGGCCGCTGGAAAGGCGAGATCCTCAACCAGGAGCACACGCCGGCGAAGGGCGAAAACCCGGTGTTTGGCGGGCATGAGGTGGGCATCGGCTTCACTGGCACCTACGATGAGGCCGGGGCCGAACTCGAAGCCATTGCCCTGGCGGGAAAGCGCAGCCTGCGGCTGGTGGCGACGCTGAAATTGATGCAGGCGGTTTAG
- a CDS encoding DMT family transporter has protein sequence MQHLFLYFLALGAGVSVATQQVLNGNLRTALASPAWAGLVSYAVGLLTMIVAVVALGERIPAWKTMADVPWYAWSGGVFGAAFILLVILLLPSLGAATLFALVIAGQVLAAVTLDHFGALGLTPHPVNAARIAGAALLIAGVVLIRE, from the coding sequence GTGCAACATCTCTTTCTCTATTTCCTCGCGCTCGGCGCCGGTGTCAGCGTCGCGACCCAGCAGGTGCTCAACGGCAATTTGCGCACGGCCTTGGCGTCGCCGGCATGGGCGGGGCTGGTCAGCTACGCCGTCGGCCTTTTGACCATGATCGTTGCGGTGGTCGCGCTGGGCGAGCGCATTCCGGCCTGGAAAACCATGGCCGACGTTCCCTGGTATGCGTGGTCCGGTGGCGTGTTCGGCGCCGCCTTCATCCTGCTGGTGATCCTGCTGCTGCCTTCGCTCGGGGCCGCGACGCTGTTTGCGCTGGTCATTGCCGGCCAGGTGCTGGCCGCGGTGACGCTGGACCATTTCGGCGCGCTCGGGCTGACGCCGCATCCCGTCAATGCGGCGCGGATCGCCGGCGCCGCGCTATTGATCGCAGGTGTGGTCCTGATCCGGGAGTAA
- a CDS encoding PepSY-associated TM helix domain-containing protein translates to MVHTWSSLISTLFLLLLCITGLPLIFHHEIDELLGYDPKPEIVQPGAVKRSIDEIARTALANDPGRVLQYILWDRDEPNNIIAYTNNKVDGDPDAATLRAYDANSAKPLGPVGGGPMLIFLKLHVDMFAGQPGKLFLGAMGFLFLVAIVSGVVLYWPFTRRLRFGTLRDKSRRIAWFDWHNLLGAVTIAWALVVGATGVINTLAEVMLNQWKATELADMVKPYAGKPPPVHLASLDKTLDNARKTASDMNVSFVAFPGTPFSSSHHFAVFMRGDTPLTSRLLKPVLLDGETGEVADTRDLPLYLKALLVSQPLHFGDYGGMPLKIIWALLDIMTIVVIGSGLYLWVVKRRKHRSPAMAAQPSLQPSR, encoded by the coding sequence GTGGTTCATACCTGGAGCAGTCTGATATCGACGCTGTTCCTGCTGTTGTTGTGTATCACCGGCCTGCCGCTGATCTTCCATCACGAGATCGACGAGCTGCTCGGCTACGATCCCAAGCCCGAGATCGTCCAGCCCGGCGCGGTGAAGCGGAGCATCGACGAGATTGCCCGCACCGCGCTGGCGAACGATCCCGGCCGCGTCCTGCAATATATCCTGTGGGACAGGGATGAACCGAACAACATCATCGCCTACACCAACAACAAGGTCGATGGCGATCCGGATGCGGCGACGTTGAGGGCGTATGATGCCAATTCCGCGAAGCCGCTCGGCCCGGTCGGCGGCGGCCCGATGCTGATCTTCCTCAAGCTCCACGTCGATATGTTTGCCGGCCAGCCCGGCAAGCTGTTCCTCGGTGCCATGGGCTTTCTGTTCCTGGTCGCGATCGTCTCCGGCGTGGTGCTGTACTGGCCGTTCACGCGCCGCCTCCGCTTCGGCACGCTGCGGGACAAGTCGCGCCGCATCGCCTGGTTCGACTGGCATAACCTTTTGGGCGCGGTGACCATCGCCTGGGCGCTGGTGGTCGGTGCCACCGGCGTCATCAACACGCTCGCCGAAGTGATGCTGAACCAGTGGAAGGCGACCGAGCTTGCGGACATGGTGAAGCCCTATGCCGGCAAGCCGCCGCCGGTGCATCTCGCGTCCCTCGACAAGACGCTGGACAACGCGCGCAAGACCGCGTCCGACATGAACGTCTCCTTCGTTGCTTTCCCCGGCACGCCGTTCTCCAGCTCGCACCATTTCGCGGTATTCATGCGCGGCGACACGCCGCTGACGTCGCGGCTGCTCAAGCCGGTGCTGCTGGATGGTGAAACCGGCGAAGTCGCCGATACGCGCGACCTTCCGCTTTATCTCAAGGCGCTGTTGGTGTCGCAGCCGCTGCATTTCGGCGACTATGGCGGCATGCCGCTAAAGATCATCTGGGCGCTGCTCGACATCATGACGATCGTCGTGATCGGCAGCGGGCTCTACCTCTGGGTCGTCAAACGCCGCAAGCACCGCAGCCCTGCGATGGCGGCGCAACCTTCGTTGCAACCGTCGCGATGA